A part of Streptomyces sp. NBC_01210 genomic DNA contains:
- the istA gene encoding IS21 family transposase: MSRAELFAAIRRDRRLDPELSQRALGEKYGVHRRTVRQALNSAVPPPRKKPVPRATVLDPAKGWIDAMLREDLTAPRKQKHTARRIHQRLAQEYGFDQASYSTVCDYLLVRRPQIEAEAREGHRHLDGMVPQVHLPGEEAEVDFADVWVRLAGEVVRCHLFTLRMSYSGKAVHRVYASQAQESFMEGHVEAFNVLGGVPARHIRYDNLKPAVNRICTGRSRVESERWLNFRAHYGFDAFYCIPGQEGAHEKGGVEHEGGRFRRTHLVPVPEVASLGELNEKIAAIDAAEDARILSGRLTTIGFNFAAETDQLVPLPFEEFECGITLTPKVDRSSRITVRQCHYSVPARFIGQNVRVLLRGNELLVFERRTIVARHPRLTRRGEFRDELDHYLEILLAKPGAMAGSTALATARQNGSFTEVHEAFWAAARTAHGDAAGTRALIEILLLHRRMPAEAVQLGMAAAIRAGAVTADVVAVEARKAAAQAPDPAEEVDDGDDPPPWAEPSGVVSLTARRAQLPEDKRPLPTVSHYDQLLTRQPKGTA, encoded by the coding sequence TTGTCGCGGGCTGAGTTGTTCGCCGCGATCCGGAGGGACAGACGTCTCGATCCGGAGCTGTCGCAGCGGGCTCTCGGGGAGAAGTACGGAGTGCACCGGCGGACGGTGCGGCAGGCTTTGAATTCGGCGGTTCCGCCGCCCAGGAAGAAACCGGTGCCGCGGGCGACGGTCCTGGACCCGGCCAAGGGCTGGATCGACGCGATGCTGCGGGAGGACCTCACTGCACCGCGCAAGCAGAAGCACACCGCCCGGCGGATCCATCAGCGGCTCGCGCAGGAATACGGCTTCGACCAGGCGTCGTACTCGACGGTCTGCGACTACCTCCTGGTCCGGCGGCCGCAGATCGAGGCCGAGGCCCGGGAGGGGCACCGGCATTTGGACGGGATGGTCCCTCAGGTGCATCTTCCCGGCGAGGAGGCGGAAGTTGACTTCGCTGACGTGTGGGTCCGGCTGGCGGGCGAGGTGGTCAGGTGCCACCTGTTCACGCTGCGGATGTCGTACTCGGGCAAGGCCGTCCACCGGGTCTATGCCTCGCAGGCCCAGGAGTCCTTCATGGAGGGGCATGTCGAGGCGTTCAACGTGCTGGGCGGGGTGCCGGCCCGGCACATCCGTTACGACAATCTGAAGCCGGCGGTCAACCGGATCTGCACCGGCCGCAGCCGGGTGGAGTCGGAGCGGTGGCTCAACTTCCGCGCCCACTACGGCTTCGACGCCTTCTACTGCATCCCCGGCCAGGAAGGCGCCCACGAGAAGGGCGGAGTCGAACACGAGGGCGGACGCTTCCGCCGCACGCACCTCGTCCCGGTCCCCGAGGTTGCCTCGCTGGGCGAACTGAACGAGAAGATCGCCGCGATCGACGCAGCTGAGGACGCACGGATCCTGTCGGGCAGGCTGACCACCATCGGCTTCAACTTCGCTGCTGAGACGGACCAGTTGGTGCCGCTGCCGTTCGAGGAATTCGAGTGCGGCATCACGCTGACCCCGAAGGTCGACCGCAGCAGCCGGATTACGGTCCGCCAGTGCCACTACTCGGTGCCTGCCCGGTTCATCGGGCAGAACGTGCGCGTGCTGCTGCGGGGCAATGAACTGCTGGTGTTCGAGCGGCGGACGATCGTGGCCCGTCACCCGCGGCTGACCCGGCGGGGCGAGTTCCGCGACGAACTCGATCACTACCTGGAGATCCTGCTGGCCAAGCCGGGCGCCATGGCCGGCTCCACCGCGCTGGCAACTGCCCGGCAGAACGGCTCGTTCACCGAGGTCCACGAGGCGTTCTGGGCCGCGGCCCGCACCGCGCATGGAGACGCGGCCGGGACCAGGGCCCTGATCGAGATTCTGCTGCTGCACCGGCGGATGCCAGCTGAGGCGGTCCAGCTGGGCATGGCAGCCGCGATCCGGGCGGGCGCCGTCACCGCGGACGTGGTGGCCGTCGAGGCCCGCAAGGCAGCCGCGCAGGCACCTGATCCGGCTGAGGAGGTGGACGACGGGGACGATCCGCCGCCGTGGGCCGAGCCCAGCGGGGTGGTGTCACTGACAGCCCGCAGGGCCCAGCTTCCCGAGGACAAGCGCCCGTTGCCGACCGTGAGCCACTACGACCAGCTCCTGACCCGCCAACCGAAAGGCACTGCATGA
- a CDS encoding transposase family protein, whose translation MRRLLERQQAGELSTRHVRAVAEMVGVSERTVWRWLEQAKSTGRMEAGVRQGYAVSDEVWALLGEVGGNVAELRRRLAAAGGGASVPSASTLHRVIRRDRRAGRALVVEREPEVAGSSRPDPLSELGLNVVAEKGGGGQVFLREQKHLAQVPVLVPGAQVVHTAAVWSVLRTVAHAAAVGAVVCLYGDAGYGKTVALQYALSQLPRPARVRRVHVGVHSTVPELRRVLADALELGRRLPRGAGEAGTR comes from the coding sequence GTGCGTCGTTTGCTGGAGCGGCAGCAGGCGGGGGAGCTGTCGACGCGGCATGTGCGTGCGGTCGCTGAGATGGTGGGTGTTTCGGAGCGTACGGTGTGGCGCTGGCTGGAGCAGGCCAAGTCGACCGGGCGGATGGAGGCCGGGGTCCGGCAGGGGTATGCGGTGTCGGACGAGGTGTGGGCGCTGCTTGGCGAGGTGGGAGGGAATGTTGCTGAGCTGAGGCGTCGGCTGGCCGCTGCGGGTGGCGGGGCTTCGGTGCCGTCGGCGTCGACGTTGCATCGGGTGATTCGCAGGGACCGTCGGGCGGGGCGGGCTTTGGTGGTTGAGCGGGAGCCTGAGGTTGCCGGGTCGAGCCGGCCGGATCCGCTCAGCGAGCTGGGCCTGAACGTGGTGGCCGAGAAGGGCGGCGGTGGGCAGGTGTTTCTGCGGGAGCAGAAGCACTTGGCGCAGGTTCCGGTCCTGGTGCCGGGCGCCCAGGTGGTGCACACAGCTGCCGTGTGGTCGGTGCTGCGGACGGTCGCGCACGCGGCTGCGGTCGGGGCGGTGGTGTGTTTGTACGGCGACGCGGGTTACGGGAAGACCGTCGCGTTGCAGTACGCCCTGTCCCAGCTGCCGCGCCCGGCCCGGGTCCGTCGGGTCCATGTTGGTGTGCACTCGACGGTTCCCGAACTGCGCCGGGTACTCGCGGACGCTCTCGAGCTGGGCAGGCGTCTGCCGCGTGGGGCGGGGGAGGCCGGAACGCGTTGA
- a CDS encoding ATP-binding protein, whose translation MRQPRVLVLDEAQRLPGPALEFLRGLWDHPDTDTALVLAGAGSERALRRVPALASRVLTWELVSRLRPGEVAAAMAAFHPLWEDVSEDDVVWVDEHVGHGNFRTWAKLTSHLTAEIYGKSRAVVDRRLLERACARLMGPL comes from the coding sequence TTGAGACAGCCCCGCGTGCTGGTACTGGACGAGGCGCAGCGCCTTCCGGGGCCGGCGCTGGAGTTTCTGCGCGGGCTGTGGGACCACCCGGACACGGATACGGCGCTCGTGCTGGCGGGGGCGGGCAGCGAACGGGCGCTGCGCCGGGTGCCCGCGCTGGCCTCTCGGGTGCTGACCTGGGAGTTGGTGTCGCGTCTTCGCCCGGGCGAGGTGGCAGCGGCGATGGCGGCCTTCCACCCGTTGTGGGAGGACGTGAGCGAGGACGATGTCGTGTGGGTGGACGAGCATGTGGGCCACGGCAATTTCCGGACGTGGGCGAAGCTCACCTCGCACCTGACCGCCGAGATCTACGGCAAGAGCCGTGCGGTAGTGGACCGCCGGTTGCTGGAGCGGGCCTGCGCACGGCTCATGGGCCCGCTGTGA
- the tpg gene encoding telomere-protecting terminal protein Tpg, with translation MSTFGDGLDKAVQKAFTRPAPKSAGAQMRYLVKQYKGTKAVAQMLRISQRTVERYVKDQIKKPRPDLAARLEREVKKRWQPQIRAKARQQAATTGGIVIDTRARLGYTAPIGSTDQDRIRHLTVALPPRYAAQLFEAQEQGASEQRLREIAAEALKEVYFQDGGRRAGSLEEVRFTDIEHLDFDL, from the coding sequence ATGAGCACATTCGGGGACGGCCTCGACAAGGCGGTGCAGAAGGCATTCACCCGCCCCGCGCCGAAGTCAGCCGGCGCCCAGATGCGGTACCTGGTCAAGCAGTACAAGGGCACCAAGGCGGTCGCCCAGATGCTGCGGATCTCCCAGCGCACCGTCGAGCGGTACGTGAAGGACCAGATCAAGAAGCCCCGCCCGGACCTCGCCGCCCGCCTGGAGCGTGAGGTGAAGAAGCGGTGGCAGCCGCAGATCCGGGCCAAGGCACGGCAGCAGGCGGCGACCACCGGCGGCATCGTCATCGACACCCGCGCCCGCCTCGGTTACACCGCGCCGATCGGCTCCACGGACCAGGACCGTATCCGGCACCTGACCGTCGCGCTGCCGCCCCGCTACGCCGCCCAACTCTTCGAAGCCCAGGAACAGGGTGCCAGCGAACAGCGGTTGCGGGAGATCGCAGCCGAAGCACTCAAGGAGGTGTACTTCCAGGACGGCGGCCGCCGCGCCGGAAGCCTGGAAGAGGTCCGCTTCACCGACATCGAGCACCTCGACTTCGACCTGTAG
- a CDS encoding ATP-binding protein yields MTAASYQYVDLPDASVVTTRALLAARENIADTVAARAMMCIHGGAGFGKTLAVNMCLGELEPAEDVRRLAFRARPTARAVRYELFTALGLPGEPPRHPSEFDRLLKTALAQRPRTFLVDEAQWLNGEAFEYFRYLWDDLSTRLAVIFVGGEGCHTVLRREPMLSSRIFIWQHFTRLTPGEVGETIPLFHPVWADADPDDIAFADQHAAHGNFRNWARLTAHVGLALSRTGRPRVDREVLRWAFGRLGSSA; encoded by the coding sequence GTGACCGCGGCCTCCTACCAGTACGTCGATCTGCCGGACGCGTCCGTGGTCACCACCCGGGCCCTGCTGGCCGCGCGGGAGAACATCGCCGACACGGTCGCGGCCCGCGCGATGATGTGTATCCACGGCGGGGCCGGCTTTGGCAAGACGCTGGCCGTCAACATGTGCCTGGGCGAGCTCGAACCTGCCGAGGATGTCCGCCGGCTTGCTTTCCGGGCCCGGCCCACCGCCCGGGCGGTGCGCTACGAGCTGTTCACCGCGCTCGGTCTGCCCGGGGAACCGCCGCGCCATCCCAGTGAGTTCGACCGCCTGCTGAAGACCGCTCTGGCCCAGCGCCCCCGCACCTTCCTCGTGGACGAGGCGCAGTGGCTCAACGGGGAGGCGTTCGAGTACTTCCGCTACCTGTGGGACGACCTCTCGACCCGTCTTGCGGTCATCTTCGTCGGCGGCGAGGGCTGCCACACGGTGCTGCGCCGCGAGCCGATGCTGTCGTCGCGGATCTTCATCTGGCAGCACTTCACCCGCCTCACCCCCGGCGAGGTCGGCGAGACGATCCCGCTGTTCCACCCGGTGTGGGCCGACGCCGACCCGGATGACATCGCCTTCGCCGACCAGCACGCCGCGCACGGCAACTTCCGTAACTGGGCCCGCCTCACAGCCCACGTGGGCCTGGCGCTGTCCCGTACAGGCCGGCCACGGGTGGACCGGGAGGTGCTGCGCTGGGCGTTCGGCCGGCTGGGCAGCTCCGCCTGA
- the tap gene encoding telomere-associated protein Tap: MTHQPDELFSAVDSLLAAVDGGTVLPAPTERVRLREAAGLTQAAIAQALGVRVPSITAWEAGRAEPKGERLEAYRRLLDGLAHRYPQPTLPPDSNPGFPPSPPAPPAPSRPELAGTGPQSMPVAAKPGVLQRSGQAARPARTGTPLSRRPTGKAAGRVSVEADDDLRFENGPLAVIDVDTDGQVLAYCVGGLVLDVPAKSISALVDWTLKEAKLGQPKLSGPGKDADPLLVLTPSALERYGLPVALTEDERLAGRIPEGHKVIKQLARAEWKLTKRGFGPWARIYRPAQSSERMCVQLCIPSWNALDTRHWGHAAQLAPAELARLLGTFASRVMTPRGSTAVTGLELMTAFHPPTRASEPGADGKRHSEHNPGSLGKDPVDCAPCEAPDGHPLLAGLPRFHVRGPAEKLFEEAYDWARPMTDAECSLRHLVGIDVNMAFAAGANGLVVGLGEPTQVKQPVFDPKLPGSWLVDLSHVDLSRVKVGKDKWADLDASLLPSPFTPKGERPEGPAWYATPTVAYAVELGYDVRPVEAWVRYENGRYLDGWYNRLRDAYLATMADLGVDADLSPADFLAAMDGYRQRDPELAIVVSAVKATVKGGLGKLRERPRGEGWKPGQPWRALSRPTWRPDIRAAVISRTRINLHRKIVKHAAFTGQYPVAILSDCVVYAADGESLLDFLPYRDGKPLPGGFKLGVNPGLVKWEGTQSVLWGEGVREQFDAPELNLARYIKDGTVTDADNGK, encoded by the coding sequence ATGACGCATCAGCCCGACGAGTTGTTCTCGGCTGTCGACTCACTCCTTGCCGCGGTCGACGGCGGCACCGTGCTGCCCGCTCCGACCGAGCGGGTGCGGTTGCGGGAGGCGGCCGGTCTGACCCAGGCAGCCATCGCCCAGGCGCTGGGTGTGCGCGTACCGAGTATCACCGCGTGGGAGGCGGGCCGGGCCGAACCGAAGGGGGAGCGCCTGGAGGCATACCGCAGACTGCTCGACGGTCTCGCCCACCGCTACCCGCAGCCCACCTTGCCTCCTGACAGCAACCCCGGCTTCCCGCCCAGCCCGCCGGCCCCGCCCGCCCCCTCGCGCCCCGAACTCGCGGGCACAGGTCCGCAAAGCATGCCGGTCGCCGCGAAGCCGGGCGTTTTGCAGCGCTCCGGCCAGGCTGCCCGCCCGGCGAGGACCGGGACGCCGTTGTCCCGGCGGCCGACGGGGAAGGCGGCCGGTCGTGTTTCTGTGGAGGCCGACGACGACCTGCGCTTTGAGAACGGGCCGCTCGCCGTCATCGACGTTGACACAGACGGTCAGGTGCTGGCGTACTGCGTCGGCGGCCTGGTCCTGGACGTTCCCGCCAAGTCCATTTCGGCCCTGGTCGACTGGACCCTCAAGGAGGCCAAGCTCGGACAGCCCAAGCTGTCCGGGCCGGGCAAGGACGCCGACCCGCTGCTGGTGCTCACCCCATCCGCGCTGGAACGCTACGGCCTGCCCGTTGCCCTCACCGAGGACGAGAGACTCGCCGGGCGGATCCCGGAGGGCCACAAGGTCATCAAGCAGCTGGCCCGCGCGGAGTGGAAGCTCACCAAGCGCGGGTTCGGACCGTGGGCGCGGATCTACCGCCCGGCGCAGAGCTCCGAGCGGATGTGCGTGCAGCTGTGCATCCCGTCCTGGAACGCGCTCGACACCCGCCACTGGGGCCATGCCGCACAGCTGGCACCGGCGGAACTCGCCCGGCTCCTGGGCACGTTCGCGTCCCGGGTGATGACGCCGCGCGGCTCCACCGCCGTGACCGGCCTGGAGCTGATGACCGCCTTCCACCCGCCGACGCGCGCCTCCGAGCCCGGCGCCGACGGCAAGCGGCACTCCGAGCACAACCCCGGCTCACTGGGCAAGGACCCGGTCGACTGCGCCCCGTGCGAGGCCCCGGACGGCCACCCGCTCCTGGCCGGCCTGCCGCGTTTCCACGTGCGCGGCCCGGCGGAGAAGCTGTTCGAGGAAGCGTACGACTGGGCGCGGCCGATGACCGATGCCGAGTGCTCCCTGCGGCACCTGGTCGGCATCGACGTGAACATGGCCTTCGCCGCCGGAGCCAACGGCTTGGTCGTCGGGCTGGGCGAGCCGACACAGGTCAAGCAGCCGGTGTTCGACCCGAAGCTGCCCGGCTCGTGGCTGGTCGACCTGTCGCACGTCGACCTGTCCCGTGTGAAGGTCGGCAAGGACAAGTGGGCGGACTTGGACGCGAGTCTGCTGCCCAGCCCGTTCACACCGAAGGGCGAGCGACCGGAAGGCCCGGCCTGGTACGCCACGCCGACCGTGGCCTACGCGGTGGAGCTCGGCTACGACGTACGTCCGGTCGAGGCGTGGGTGCGCTACGAGAACGGCCGTTACCTGGACGGCTGGTACAACCGGCTGCGCGACGCCTACCTCGCCACGATGGCCGACCTCGGCGTCGACGCGGACCTGTCGCCGGCCGACTTCCTGGCGGCGATGGACGGCTACCGGCAGCGTGACCCGGAGCTGGCGATCGTCGTCTCGGCGGTCAAGGCGACGGTCAAGGGCGGCCTGGGCAAGTTGCGTGAGCGGCCCCGTGGCGAGGGCTGGAAGCCCGGCCAGCCGTGGCGGGCGCTGTCCCGTCCGACGTGGCGGCCGGACATCCGTGCGGCGGTCATCTCCCGCACGCGGATCAACCTGCACCGCAAGATCGTCAAGCACGCGGCGTTCACCGGGCAGTACCCGGTGGCGATTCTCTCCGACTGCGTCGTGTATGCGGCTGATGGCGAGAGCCTGCTGGACTTCCTGCCCTACCGGGACGGCAAGCCGCTGCCGGGCGGCTTCAAGCTCGGCGTGAACCCCGGCTTGGTCAAGTGGGAGGGCACCCAGAGCGTGCTGTGGGGCGAGGGCGTCCGCGAGCAGTTTGACGCCCCGGAGCTCAACCTCGCCCGGTACATCAAGGACGGCACCGTCACCGACGCCGACAACGGGAAGTAG
- the istB gene encoding IS21-like element helper ATPase IstB, translated as MSTTAAPTRQHVPPPRRDVGPEEAVDTAIDEACRSLHLPTIRSRVGEMADEAMRQRSSYKDFLADLLEAECAEREERRKQRLVRDANFPRPKRLEDFDFTENPNVTPELVGTLADPAWVKAGQPLCLIGDSGTGKSHLLIGIGTAMAEAGLKVRYTTTVNLVNELAEAADEKKLARTIARYGRVDLLCLDEFGYLDLDKAGAKLLFQIFTEREERRAIAIASNAPFSEWKQTFTDPRLCTAIVDRVTFNAHIVETGTDSYRFAQSQKKRRR; from the coding sequence ATGAGCACGACCGCTGCACCGACCCGCCAGCACGTCCCGCCGCCCCGTCGGGATGTCGGACCGGAGGAGGCCGTGGACACGGCCATCGACGAGGCATGCCGCAGCCTGCACCTACCCACCATCCGCAGCCGGGTCGGGGAGATGGCCGATGAGGCGATGCGCCAGCGGTCCAGCTATAAGGACTTCCTCGCCGACCTGCTGGAAGCCGAGTGCGCCGAACGCGAGGAACGGCGCAAACAGCGGCTGGTCAGAGACGCCAATTTCCCCCGGCCCAAGCGGCTGGAGGACTTCGACTTCACCGAGAACCCGAACGTCACGCCGGAGCTTGTCGGCACCCTGGCGGACCCGGCCTGGGTCAAGGCCGGGCAGCCGCTCTGTCTGATCGGCGACTCCGGCACCGGCAAGTCCCACCTGCTCATCGGGATCGGCACCGCCATGGCCGAGGCTGGGCTCAAGGTCCGCTACACGACCACGGTCAACCTGGTCAACGAGCTCGCGGAAGCCGCCGACGAGAAGAAGCTGGCCCGCACCATCGCGCGCTACGGCCGCGTTGACCTGCTCTGTCTGGACGAGTTCGGCTATCTCGATCTGGACAAGGCCGGAGCCAAACTGCTGTTCCAGATCTTCACCGAGCGCGAAGAACGGAGGGCTATCGCCATCGCGTCGAACGCTCCGTTCTCCGAGTGGAAGCAGACCTTCACTGACCCCCGGCTCTGCACGGCAATCGTCGACCGCGTCACCTTCAACGCGCACATCGTCGAGACCGGCACCGACTCCTACCGCTTCGCCCAGAGTCAGAAGAAACGGCGCCGCTGA